A stretch of the Duncaniella dubosii genome encodes the following:
- a CDS encoding helix-turn-helix domain-containing protein, with protein MMNENNEVFTMEDEPLATVVQNMRKGSKWLSAFLESYRPPLDGERYLTDREVAVLLRVSRRTLQEYRNNRVLPFILLGGKVLYPESGLRELLEANYRKPLE; from the coding sequence ATGATGAACGAGAACAATGAAGTGTTTACGATGGAGGACGAGCCGCTTGCCACCGTGGTGCAGAATATGCGCAAAGGCTCGAAATGGCTCTCCGCCTTTCTGGAAAGTTACCGCCCGCCGCTGGACGGGGAGCGTTACCTGACGGACAGGGAGGTGGCGGTACTGCTCCGTGTCAGCCGCCGCACCTTGCAGGAGTACCGCAACAACAGGGTGCTGCCCTTTATCCTTTTAGGCGGGAAGGTGCTTTACCCCGAATCGGGGCTGCGGGAACTGTTGGAAGCGAATTACCGCAAGCCGCTGGAATAA
- a CDS encoding helix-turn-helix domain-containing protein: protein MEIVSIEKSTFEMMVASFNALSEKVAALKRKSDGGRLERWLTGEEVCGQLRISPRTLQTLRDRRLIGYSQINRRFYYKPEEVKRLIPLIGTLYPGAR, encoded by the coding sequence ATGGAAATAGTATCTATCGAGAAAAGTACCTTCGAGATGATGGTGGCGTCCTTCAACGCCCTCTCGGAGAAGGTTGCCGCCTTGAAGCGCAAGAGCGACGGAGGGCGGCTGGAAAGGTGGCTCACGGGCGAGGAGGTCTGCGGGCAGTTGAGGATCAGCCCGCGCACGTTGCAGACGTTGCGCGACAGGCGGCTTATCGGCTACTCGCAGATTAACCGCAGGTTCTATTACAAGCCGGAGGAGGTCAAAAGGCTCATTCCGCTTATCGGCACGCTCTATCCCGGCGCAAGATGA
- a CDS encoding helix-turn-helix domain-containing protein, with amino-acid sequence MKVITMESSAFTALTEQIAEIAAHVRAVSGESKGESPDRLLTTREAAHLLNVSCRTLQRMRSEQRIAYVVLRGKCRYRQSEIDRLLADCTVVEDAATPTELKRNHTLRTGGGKPRGRRT; translated from the coding sequence ATGAAAGTGATAACGATGGAAAGTTCCGCCTTCACCGCATTGACGGAACAGATAGCCGAAATAGCGGCACACGTGCGTGCCGTTTCGGGCGAAAGCAAGGGAGAATCCCCCGACAGGCTGCTCACCACCCGCGAGGCGGCGCACCTGCTGAACGTGAGTTGCCGCACCCTCCAGCGCATGCGCAGCGAACAGCGCATCGCCTATGTCGTGCTGCGCGGCAAGTGCCGCTACCGGCAGTCTGAAATCGACCGCCTGCTTGCGGACTGCACCGTGGTGGAGGACGCGGCGACACCGACGGAACTGAAACGCAACCACACGCTGCGCACGGGCGGCGGCAAACCCAGAGGAAGGAGGACGTGA
- a CDS encoding helix-turn-helix domain-containing protein: MELLTRNNFEDWMRKLTERLDRQDELLLSLQPSGKAPDPMDRIRMFDNQDLCMLLQISKRTLQRYRSTGALPYKTLGKKTYYSEEDVLTFLSGHVKDFKKEDIAFYKARIHNFFQK, translated from the coding sequence ATGGAACTGCTTACCCGAAACAATTTCGAGGACTGGATGCGGAAACTGACGGAACGGCTCGACCGTCAGGACGAACTGCTGCTTTCCTTGCAGCCGTCCGGCAAAGCCCCGGACCCGATGGACCGTATCAGGATGTTCGACAACCAGGACCTCTGCATGCTGCTCCAGATCAGCAAGCGCACCCTGCAACGCTACCGCAGCACCGGCGCGTTGCCGTACAAGACGCTCGGCAAAAAGACCTATTACAGCGAGGAGGACGTGCTGACGTTCCTTTCCGGACACGTAAAGGACTTCAAAAAAGAAGATATAGCCTTCTACAAGGCTCGTATCCATAATTTCTTTCAAAAATAA
- the tnpC gene encoding IS66 family transposase — MKKNELIEFLQRQIEFLQGRLDEALASVSSLTLSNEKLQSTNEKLVATVDELRKQMASMEEAMKGKSAELSKEKAARQAVQRLQGSPSERQKKPVTTPATSETRQQKPEKKRTNNGAKRKTHPECEVETIIVEPDSPDFNPEAATFIGECDVVRYVMEPMRFKKIIYKVRKYVQDEKIYKGSAPATPLLNSQYTSSFIAGLAELRYLHCMPLENAVEYFRAHGFDLDKGTAQKLVSKVRVHLENLYKALGQAIVADNYICGDETYQKVRLQVATPSGRKIKKGYIWVFVGMTTGLVYFFYDDGSRSAEVFEQHIKGFNGAFQCDYYSGYRHIGIGGMSGIKRLPCLQHIKRKFLDLKDNPKAQEIAKLFGLLYHFEHQHRIGKDGWTAGKHLEWRQRYSKVMLEKIRMRLTAVKDRIGVPPDDPLLAATEHALKQWDEIPRIFASPTYRLDNNEVERINRYISLTRRRLTIGSHSGAEAAALYHSLAITCHRCGVNVFDYFCDIIDRCAAWPPNTPIEKYRDLLPDRWKLSQK; from the coding sequence ATGAAAAAGAACGAGTTGATAGAGTTTCTGCAACGTCAGATCGAGTTCCTTCAAGGGCGGCTCGACGAGGCGTTGGCCTCTGTCAGCTCGCTTACTTTATCCAATGAAAAGCTGCAGTCGACCAACGAGAAGCTTGTGGCGACTGTAGATGAACTGCGCAAGCAAATGGCCTCAATGGAGGAGGCTATGAAAGGCAAAAGTGCGGAACTGAGCAAAGAGAAAGCCGCGCGTCAGGCAGTGCAGCGTCTGCAGGGCTCGCCGTCGGAGCGTCAGAAGAAACCGGTGACGACTCCTGCCACATCCGAAACTCGACAGCAGAAGCCAGAGAAGAAACGTACCAACAACGGCGCCAAAAGGAAGACGCATCCGGAGTGTGAGGTGGAGACCATTATAGTGGAGCCTGACAGTCCGGACTTCAATCCCGAGGCGGCGACGTTTATCGGCGAGTGCGATGTCGTGCGCTACGTCATGGAGCCGATGCGCTTCAAAAAAATTATCTACAAGGTCAGAAAATACGTGCAGGACGAGAAAATATACAAAGGTTCCGCACCCGCCACACCGCTGCTTAACTCGCAGTATACATCTTCCTTCATAGCCGGACTCGCCGAGCTACGCTATCTCCACTGCATGCCACTTGAAAATGCTGTCGAATACTTCCGTGCCCACGGCTTCGACCTTGACAAAGGCACCGCACAGAAGCTCGTAAGTAAGGTAAGGGTACATCTGGAAAATCTATACAAGGCGCTGGGTCAGGCAATAGTCGCGGACAATTATATCTGCGGTGACGAGACCTATCAGAAAGTGCGGCTGCAGGTGGCAACTCCTTCGGGAAGAAAGATCAAGAAAGGCTACATATGGGTGTTCGTCGGCATGACAACCGGGCTTGTGTACTTCTTCTATGACGACGGCTCCCGCTCGGCCGAAGTCTTCGAGCAACACATAAAAGGCTTCAACGGAGCCTTCCAGTGCGACTATTACTCGGGATACCGGCATATCGGAATCGGTGGGATGAGCGGGATAAAACGCTTGCCATGCCTGCAGCACATCAAGCGAAAGTTTCTCGATCTGAAAGACAATCCAAAGGCGCAGGAAATAGCAAAGCTCTTCGGACTCCTTTACCACTTCGAGCATCAGCACCGCATAGGCAAAGACGGATGGACGGCGGGAAAGCACCTTGAGTGGAGACAACGATACTCCAAGGTGATGCTCGAGAAAATCCGCATGAGACTGACAGCAGTCAAAGACCGCATCGGCGTGCCACCCGACGACCCGCTGCTCGCCGCCACCGAACATGCACTCAAACAATGGGACGAGATACCACGCATCTTTGCCTCACCCACCTACAGACTCGACAACAACGAAGTCGAGCGAATCAACCGCTACATATCCCTGACCCGTCGCCGACTTACAATCGGCTCCCACTCCGGAGCCGAAGCCGCCGCCCTGTACCACTCTCTTGCGATCACCTGCCACCGCTGCGGAGTCAACGTCTTCGACTACTTCTGCGACATAATCGACCGATGTGCCGCATGGCCGCCAAACACCCCGATCGAAAAATACCGCGACCTGCTTCCCGACCGCTGGAAACTCTCACAAAAATAG
- the tnpB gene encoding IS66 family insertion sequence element accessory protein TnpB (TnpB, as the term is used for proteins encoded by IS66 family insertion elements, is considered an accessory protein, since TnpC, encoded by a neighboring gene, is a DDE family transposase.): MWSLEADMRLWVCRQPVSMRYGIRGLAQMVWSWKGHSPASGDVYVFFSKDRKTMKALKWDGDGFLMYTKRLSRGRFREVLKKGDDGVRRLQWDDFYMLMRGLTPVKVMVENRFRMAVK; the protein is encoded by the coding sequence ATGTGGAGTCTTGAGGCGGATATGCGGCTCTGGGTATGCCGGCAGCCGGTATCGATGCGCTACGGCATCCGGGGTCTGGCCCAGATGGTGTGGTCGTGGAAGGGGCATTCTCCGGCATCGGGCGATGTGTATGTGTTTTTCTCAAAGGACCGCAAGACCATGAAGGCGTTGAAATGGGATGGCGACGGATTTTTGATGTACACAAAAAGACTGTCGCGAGGCCGTTTCCGGGAGGTGCTCAAAAAGGGCGATGACGGCGTGCGCAGGCTCCAATGGGACGATTTCTATATGCTGATGAGGGGCCTCACGCCTGTGAAGGTGATGGTCGAAAATCGCTTCAGAATGGCCGTAAAATAA
- a CDS encoding DUF1896 domain-containing protein, translated as MNNKKKNEGQTDFSYYGLYLLDYLRTNRFEQASDEAFIRERADRAAGTYERAILEGYPAAGAQELAMRTLTEGLRYSKYAILCEVVENEFADDVPEAERESFTRKLLPLVGNVFSIYDLSDDNFALSPDYDLLYTELTGAVVLYIEEYGV; from the coding sequence ATGAACAACAAGAAGAAAAACGAGGGGCAGACCGACTTTTCCTACTACGGTCTGTATCTGCTGGACTATCTCCGCACGAACAGGTTTGAACAGGCTTCCGACGAAGCCTTCATCCGTGAACGCGCCGACCGTGCCGCCGGAACGTATGAACGGGCAATACTCGAAGGCTATCCCGCCGCAGGTGCGCAGGAATTGGCTATGCGCACGCTGACGGAGGGGCTTCGCTACTCCAAGTACGCCATCCTGTGCGAAGTCGTAGAGAACGAGTTTGCCGACGACGTGCCGGAAGCGGAGCGTGAATCCTTTACCCGAAAACTGCTGCCGCTTGTCGGAAACGTATTCTCCATTTATGACCTTTCGGATGACAATTTCGCCCTGTCGCCCGATTATGACCTGCTCTATACGGAGCTGACGGGGGCTGTCGTCCTTTATATAGAGGAATATGGCGTTTAA
- the priA gene encoding replication restart helicase PriA: MTFADILVPVPIMGTFTYKIPADIGDSLSVGHRVIVPFGRKKFYTGIITGMSNIGPEDYEVKDISCVLDSNPVVRHPQLKFWQWVADYYLCTPGEVMRAAMPAGLKVESETYIQPAPDYEESEIDRLNQRELAVMELLLGSDKKMPLDVISKKTGFSNIVNVTNSLLAKGAVMISENLVERYRSRKEVYVRLAIPKGDNEALHRLFDSVKSGGKQEKALLALIVLSGFMRQGGNVNEVTRTELIERAAVTTTVVATMAKKGLVDIYTKEVNRFSFSGLVAGKLPELTEAQNVALDKVHKLWLDKDITLLHGVTSSGKTELYIHLIDYVLRQGRQILYLVPEIALTTQLTRRLQCVFGDKVVIYHSKFSDNERVDIWKKLLESSEPCVVIGARSSVFLPFSSLGLVIVDEEHESAYKQHDPAPRYNARDAAIVLASMHGAKTLLGSATPSIETYYKATTGRFGLVSLTERFEGMKLPEMRLIDMSDARKKGLVTGTFAFETERLVNESLKRGEQSILFINRRGYAPIARCKLCGYVPKCNNCDVSLTYHRHSDKLVCHYCAAPYSVPDVCPACKEPGIEVLGYGTERVEEEVESLFGHASISRMDLDTTRSKDSYENIIENFSKGKSQILVGTQMVTKGLDFDKVSTVGVINADSVINFPDFRASERAFNMIEQVAGRAGRRNENGVVAIQTYNPSHPVLSYLLQHDYTGFYEHELSERQRYNYPPFVRVIYIYIKHRDQTAVSSIAFEYANRLRKLLGNRVNGPDEPYVARIQSLYIRRIMLKIENNASITKVKKLLNDLRIEMTNQKLLSGAVLYYDVDPV; encoded by the coding sequence ATGACCTTTGCTGACATTCTTGTTCCAGTCCCTATTATGGGAACATTTACATATAAAATCCCAGCCGACATCGGTGATTCACTGAGCGTGGGCCATAGGGTCATTGTGCCTTTCGGACGTAAGAAATTCTATACAGGAATTATTACCGGGATGAGCAATATCGGACCGGAGGACTATGAGGTGAAGGATATATCATGTGTTCTTGACTCAAATCCTGTTGTCAGGCATCCGCAGCTCAAGTTCTGGCAGTGGGTCGCTGACTACTATCTTTGCACACCGGGAGAGGTGATGCGTGCGGCAATGCCTGCGGGTCTTAAGGTTGAAAGTGAAACCTACATACAGCCGGCGCCTGACTATGAAGAGTCGGAAATAGACCGGCTGAACCAGCGTGAACTTGCTGTGATGGAGCTATTGCTTGGAAGCGATAAAAAAATGCCTCTCGATGTCATAAGTAAAAAAACAGGTTTTTCAAATATTGTCAATGTAACCAACTCGCTTCTTGCAAAAGGTGCGGTGATGATTTCTGAAAATCTTGTTGAGCGCTATCGGTCAAGGAAAGAAGTGTATGTGCGTCTGGCGATTCCGAAAGGCGACAATGAGGCGCTGCATCGGTTATTCGATTCTGTAAAAAGCGGTGGAAAGCAGGAAAAGGCACTTCTGGCCTTGATTGTACTCTCGGGTTTCATGAGGCAAGGTGGGAATGTGAATGAAGTTACTCGCACCGAATTGATTGAACGCGCAGCCGTGACGACTACAGTGGTGGCGACTATGGCTAAAAAAGGACTCGTGGATATATACACGAAAGAAGTCAACAGATTCAGTTTTTCAGGTCTTGTCGCCGGCAAGCTCCCCGAGTTGACTGAAGCTCAGAATGTGGCTTTGGACAAGGTACATAAATTATGGCTTGACAAGGATATCACACTGCTTCATGGAGTCACGTCAAGTGGCAAGACGGAGCTTTATATACATCTTATCGACTATGTGCTCCGGCAGGGACGTCAGATTCTTTATCTTGTGCCTGAAATTGCATTGACAACACAGCTCACAAGACGTCTGCAATGTGTCTTTGGCGATAAAGTCGTCATATATCATTCCAAGTTTTCTGACAATGAGCGTGTCGATATATGGAAGAAGCTGCTTGAATCCTCGGAACCTTGTGTGGTTATAGGCGCGCGATCATCGGTCTTTCTGCCGTTCAGTTCTTTGGGACTTGTAATCGTTGATGAGGAACATGAAAGCGCTTATAAACAGCATGATCCTGCTCCGCGATACAATGCACGCGATGCAGCGATAGTCCTCGCATCCATGCACGGTGCAAAAACACTCCTTGGAAGTGCGACGCCGTCAATCGAGACATATTATAAGGCTACGACGGGCCGTTTCGGGCTTGTCAGTCTGACAGAGCGTTTTGAAGGAATGAAACTCCCTGAGATGCGATTGATTGATATGTCGGATGCCCGTAAAAAAGGTCTTGTGACAGGTACATTTGCTTTTGAGACTGAACGTCTTGTCAATGAATCCTTGAAACGTGGTGAGCAATCCATCCTTTTTATCAATCGTCGCGGATATGCACCGATCGCACGCTGTAAGTTGTGTGGCTATGTGCCTAAATGTAATAATTGTGATGTGTCGCTTACATATCACCGACATTCCGATAAACTCGTGTGCCACTATTGTGCGGCTCCTTATTCAGTGCCTGACGTGTGTCCCGCATGTAAAGAGCCGGGTATAGAAGTGCTCGGCTATGGAACGGAAAGGGTTGAGGAAGAAGTTGAATCGCTTTTCGGGCACGCTTCCATATCGCGGATGGATCTTGATACCACACGCAGTAAGGACAGTTATGAAAATATCATTGAAAATTTCTCGAAAGGAAAATCACAGATTCTTGTCGGCACTCAGATGGTGACCAAAGGGCTTGACTTTGACAAGGTGAGCACTGTTGGGGTTATTAACGCTGATAGTGTAATCAATTTCCCGGATTTCAGAGCCTCCGAACGGGCATTTAATATGATCGAGCAGGTTGCCGGTCGGGCAGGGCGACGGAATGAAAACGGAGTGGTGGCCATCCAGACCTATAATCCGTCTCATCCAGTGTTGTCATATCTGTTGCAACATGACTACACCGGTTTTTATGAGCATGAGCTTTCAGAACGGCAGCGCTATAATTATCCTCCTTTCGTCAGGGTCATATACATATATATAAAGCACCGTGATCAGACTGCCGTGTCATCAATTGCATTTGAGTATGCAAACCGTCTGAGAAAGTTGTTGGGCAACAGGGTAAACGGACCCGACGAACCCTACGTAGCACGTATTCAGTCTCTCTATATACGCAGAATAATGCTCAAGATTGAGAACAATGCTTCTATAACGAAAGTCAAGAAACTGCTTAACGATCTGCGTATCGAGATGACAAATCAGAAACTACTTTCTGGTGCGGTGCTTTACTATGATGTCGATCCAGTGTAG
- a CDS encoding VanZ family protein — translation MKYLRWIPPYQLTLAVGIVILYLTLLPKPFGEEDLPLFPGADKLAHCCMFGGLALTYIFERKRDHRPVSMKGALITASVVTIFGIAVEFIQNAMGLGRSGDLADAIADAAGAFAAVPLCYCLHWIDIIVKHRTRK, via the coding sequence ATGAAATATCTGCGATGGATTCCACCTTACCAGCTTACATTGGCGGTGGGCATCGTAATCCTTTACCTGACCCTCCTTCCCAAACCTTTTGGGGAGGAGGATCTGCCATTGTTTCCCGGAGCTGACAAACTGGCCCACTGCTGCATGTTTGGCGGATTGGCACTCACGTATATATTTGAACGAAAACGCGACCACCGACCGGTTTCCATGAAAGGTGCTTTAATCACAGCATCGGTAGTTACAATCTTTGGCATAGCCGTCGAATTCATCCAAAACGCTATGGGACTCGGACGCAGCGGAGACCTTGCTGATGCAATAGCCGATGCAGCAGGAGCATTCGCAGCTGTCCCGTTATGCTACTGTCTACACTGGATCGACATCATAGTAAAGCACCGCACCAGAAAGTAG
- a CDS encoding DUF3332 domain-containing protein — translation MKRRFLPVAIVLSLCGSMLTTSCIGSFALTNKLLAWNKQIDNKFVNELVFFVFWCPLPVYEVAALADILVLNSIEFWSGDNPVAAGKKVIDGKDGRYIVECDGKGYTITSENDKSVVRLDFDTDDQTWSVALPSGESFDLVTFIDDSHVAVPGVDGERKIVELSAEGLMAYREMVNESLMAAK, via the coding sequence ATGAAAAGACGCTTTTTACCCGTAGCAATCGTTCTCAGTCTTTGCGGTTCGATGCTCACCACATCTTGTATCGGAAGTTTTGCCCTGACAAATAAACTGCTGGCATGGAATAAACAGATTGACAATAAGTTTGTCAATGAACTCGTGTTCTTTGTATTCTGGTGTCCACTTCCAGTCTATGAGGTTGCAGCTCTCGCCGATATTCTTGTTCTTAACTCCATCGAATTCTGGAGCGGAGACAATCCCGTTGCAGCCGGAAAGAAAGTCATTGATGGCAAAGATGGGAGATATATCGTTGAATGCGACGGAAAAGGATACACCATCACATCCGAAAACGACAAATCGGTTGTGCGTCTTGATTTTGACACCGACGATCAGACATGGAGTGTAGCTCTACCTTCAGGCGAGAGTTTTGACCTTGTCACATTTATTGACGATAGCCATGTTGCCGTACCCGGTGTTGACGGTGAGCGTAAGATTGTCGAATTGTCGGCAGAAGGACTCATGGCATATCGCGAGATGGTTAATGAAAGTCTTATGGCTGCAAAATAA
- a CDS encoding MltF family protein — MRRGILSTLTVLSLCSLLFACGGNSSSDGLKKSDSVGHRLPDTLRIATLYSPEAYFIYKGQEMGYDYELVTALAADKNMALKMKIAPSLSRAIEMLDSGIVDLIAYEVPITAEYKDRVIPCGPENVTTQVLVQPKKGDEELITDVTDLVGKDVYVESDSKYEARIRNLNQEVGGGINIHTVDRDTMITEDLIAMVSEGKIPLTVVDSDIARINKTYYNDLDITLPLSFEQRSSWAVAPSKAWLGDSINAWLNSDQPREEQAQLLKRYFELSKNDPNTKYYALNGAGVSPFDHLFKRYSESYNWDWKLLASQAYVESKFDPKAVSWAGARGLMQIMPKTAKGYGASAKSVMKTEVAIETALKFLNDLDRQLEKKVPDEKERKKFVLAAYNTGLGHVNDAINLAKKYGLNPQKWDNNVAKAILWKSNPKYYRDPVVKYGYSRGRETYDYVNRIYNFYNKARTKA, encoded by the coding sequence ATGAGAAGAGGGATTCTCTCGACATTAACTGTCTTATCGTTATGTTCACTGTTGTTTGCTTGTGGAGGCAACAGTAGCTCCGATGGCCTAAAGAAGTCTGACTCTGTAGGACATCGGCTTCCCGACACATTACGTATTGCCACGCTTTACAGTCCTGAAGCATATTTCATTTACAAGGGTCAGGAAATGGGCTATGACTATGAACTTGTAACCGCTCTCGCAGCTGACAAAAATATGGCATTGAAGATGAAGATAGCACCATCGCTGTCACGAGCCATCGAGATGCTTGATTCAGGAATAGTAGATCTAATTGCCTATGAAGTTCCGATTACTGCAGAGTATAAGGACAGAGTTATTCCATGCGGCCCGGAAAATGTAACAACCCAAGTTCTTGTCCAGCCTAAAAAAGGAGACGAAGAACTTATAACCGATGTGACTGATCTTGTCGGAAAAGATGTATACGTTGAATCTGACTCCAAATATGAGGCTCGCATCAGAAATCTGAATCAGGAAGTCGGCGGAGGAATAAACATCCATACCGTCGACCGCGATACGATGATTACCGAAGACCTCATTGCAATGGTCAGTGAAGGAAAAATACCTCTTACTGTTGTCGACAGTGATATTGCCCGAATCAACAAGACCTATTACAATGATCTCGACATCACTCTCCCGTTAAGTTTCGAACAGCGTTCGAGCTGGGCCGTAGCACCGTCCAAGGCATGGCTTGGCGATAGCATCAATGCGTGGCTGAACAGCGACCAACCACGCGAAGAACAGGCTCAGTTGCTGAAACGCTATTTTGAACTGAGCAAGAATGATCCAAATACCAAATATTACGCCCTTAACGGAGCAGGGGTCTCACCGTTTGACCATCTTTTCAAACGATATTCTGAATCTTACAATTGGGATTGGAAACTATTAGCATCACAGGCATATGTCGAAAGCAAGTTCGACCCGAAAGCAGTCTCATGGGCCGGAGCCAGAGGGCTCATGCAGATTATGCCCAAAACCGCCAAAGGATATGGGGCGAGCGCCAAAAGTGTAATGAAAACTGAAGTCGCGATTGAAACCGCGCTCAAATTTCTTAACGACCTCGACCGTCAGCTTGAAAAAAAAGTTCCTGATGAAAAAGAACGAAAGAAATTCGTTCTTGCTGCCTACAACACAGGTCTTGGGCATGTCAACGACGCAATAAATCTTGCAAAGAAATACGGACTTAACCCTCAGAAATGGGACAATAATGTCGCAAAAGCCATTTTGTGGAAATCAAATCCTAAATATTACAGGGACCCGGTGGTCAAATATGGCTATTCGCGAGGAAGAGAGACATATGATTATGTCAACCGAATATACAACTTCTATAACAAAGCCCGCACAAAGGCTTGA
- a CDS encoding AIR synthase related protein gives MSDQRYNLRGVSASKEDVHNAIKNVDKGIFPHAFCKIIPDILGGDPEWCNIMHADGAGTKSSLAYAYWRETGDLSVWKGIAQDALVMNIDDLLCVGATDNILVSSTIGRNKNLIPGEVISAIINGTEELLATLREMGVGIYSTGGETADVGDLVRTIIVDSTVTCRMRRADVIDNANIKGGDVIVGLASFGQAKYETRYNGGMGSNGLTSARHDVFAKYLAQKYPETFDAAVPEDLVYSGSKKLTDKVDGTTLTAGELVLSPTRTYAPVIKKLLNEMREEIDGMVHCTGGAQTKVLHFVENKHVIKDNLFPIPPLFDLIQKESGTPWSEMYKVFNMGHRMEIYVRPEAAGKVMAIASEFGIESRIIGRVEDSESNHLTIKSSAGTFEY, from the coding sequence ATGAGTGACCAGCGATACAATCTACGCGGTGTTTCTGCCTCAAAAGAGGATGTCCATAACGCCATCAAAAATGTTGACAAAGGCATCTTCCCTCACGCATTCTGCAAAATCATCCCCGATATACTTGGTGGCGATCCGGAATGGTGTAATATCATGCACGCTGACGGAGCAGGAACAAAATCATCTCTTGCCTATGCTTACTGGCGTGAAACCGGTGACCTTTCAGTGTGGAAGGGCATTGCTCAGGACGCACTGGTCATGAATATTGACGACCTTCTCTGCGTCGGAGCTACAGACAATATACTTGTATCATCGACAATCGGCAGAAACAAGAATCTCATACCCGGAGAAGTAATCTCGGCAATCATCAACGGCACCGAAGAACTTCTTGCAACACTGCGTGAAATGGGTGTAGGCATATACTCAACCGGCGGAGAGACCGCAGATGTGGGCGATCTTGTCCGCACAATCATAGTAGACTCTACAGTCACTTGCCGTATGCGTCGGGCTGATGTCATCGACAATGCTAATATCAAAGGTGGAGACGTGATTGTAGGACTCGCTTCTTTCGGACAGGCAAAGTATGAAACCCGTTATAACGGTGGAATGGGTAGCAACGGCCTTACTTCAGCCCGTCACGATGTCTTTGCAAAATATCTTGCGCAGAAATATCCTGAGACATTCGACGCAGCTGTTCCAGAAGATCTTGTCTATTCAGGTTCGAAGAAGCTGACAGACAAGGTAGACGGCACTACCCTGACTGCAGGAGAGCTCGTACTGTCTCCTACCCGTACTTACGCACCTGTCATCAAAAAGCTCCTGAACGAGATGCGTGAAGAAATCGACGGTATGGTTCACTGCACCGGTGGCGCACAGACCAAAGTGCTGCATTTTGTCGAGAACAAACATGTCATCAAAGACAATCTATTCCCCATTCCTCCGCTGTTTGATCTTATACAGAAAGAAAGCGGAACTCCGTGGAGCGAAATGTATAAAGTGTTCAACATGGGTCATCGCATGGAGATTTATGTCCGTCCGGAAGCTGCCGGGAAGGTCATGGCGATTGCTTCGGAATTCGGAATCGAATCCCGAATTATCGGTCGCGTTGAAGACTCAGAGTCCAATCATCTAACAATAAAGTCATCAGCCGGAACATTTGAGTATTGA